Below is a genomic region from Mesorhizobium sp. NZP2298.
GCGCCGTGACGCCGTCGCCGGCCGCCGTGGCGCCCGTTGCCAGGAACGAGGCGCAGCCATCCGTGGTGCCGGCGACCACGACCACATTGCGCGACAAACCGAACAGCTCCGCGGCGGCCGCGGCGAGCGAGCCGGTGACGTCGCCCGGCTCGACGACGTCAGGCAGCAAGTCCATGCGCATGCCGGTGGCCGCGATCCAGTCCGGCCAGCGGCGGGCCCCGACATCATAGCCTGTCTTCAGGGCATTGTTCTCGTCGCTGACATCGAAGCGGCCGGAGAGATTTCCGGCAATCCAGTCAGCCTGGTGCAGCACGGCCGCGATATCAGGCAGATGCTGGAACCGCAACGCCTTGGCGAGGCCGGACGTCGCGCCGTGGGCGGCGCTCGCATCCGGCGCGTCGCGGGCGATCGCGGCCAGTATATCCCCTTCGGCGACCTTGTCGTTGTACATCAGCGGCTCCGCCAGCGGCTGCCCTGTGGCGTCGACCGGCAGCAGTGTACCCGACGTGCCGTCGACGGCGATGGCGCGGACTGAGGCGCGGTCGATGCCCCAAAGCAGTTCCGTCAGAGCCGCCTGGGCCGCTCGCCACCATGCCGAGGGGGCGCGGGGGTCTTGGCCGAATCTGTCGAGCCGGACGGCGGACTGGCCGGCAATCGAAAAGTCCGGGCGCATCGCGACAGCGCGCGCGCCCGATGTGCCCATATCGATGCCGATGACAAGTGGCATCATGTCTTCAGTCCTTTGCTAACCGGCGGCATTCAGCTTCTGGCGATACTGTTCGGCGTCCCAATTGACCAGTTCGTCATTCTCGGCGGCGGTGAGATAGCTCAATCGGGCCGTGACATCGACGCGTGCCGTCACGTCGGCCAGGCATCTCTGCATGGCGTCGGCGCCGGCGCTGGCGTCGC
It encodes:
- a CDS encoding FGGY-family carbohydrate kinase, whose product is MMPLVIGIDMGTSGARAVAMRPDFSIAGQSAVRLDRFGQDPRAPSAWWRAAQAALTELLWGIDRASVRAIAVDGTSGTLLPVDATGQPLAEPLMYNDKVAEGDILAAIARDAPDASAAHGATSGLAKALRFQHLPDIAAVLHQADWIAGNLSGRFDVSDENNALKTGYDVGARRWPDWIAATGMRMDLLPDVVEPGDVTGSLAAAAAELFGLSRNVVVVAGTTDGCASFLATGATAAGDGVTALGSSLTIKILSDRPISAPRFGIYSHRLGNAWLAGGASNSGGKVLAQQFPLARIIELSAAIDPATETGLDYYPLSIPGERFPIADPTLPPRLAPRPADDTDYLKAMLEGMAAIEALGYRRLAELGAPALTSVRSVGGGAANPAWTDIRRRKLGVDFLPALSDEAAAGTARLALRGASKAGLL